DNA from Oncorhynchus tshawytscha isolate Ot180627B unplaced genomic scaffold, Otsh_v2.0 Un_scaffold_3409_pilon_pilon, whole genome shotgun sequence:
acaataacactacagttaaaATAAAATTACAGTtacaataacactacagttacaataacactacagttacaaTAAAACTACTGTtacaataacactacagttacaataacactacagttacaataaaactacagttacaataacactacagttacaataacactacagttacaataaaactacagttacaataacactacagttacaataacactacagttacaataaaactacagttacaataacactacagttacaataacactacagttacaataaaactacagttacaataacactacagttacaataacactacagttacaataaaactacagttacaataacactacagatacaataacactacagttacaataacactacagttaaaATAAAATTACAGTtacaataacactacagttacaaTAAAACTACAGTTACAATAAAACTACAGTtacaataacactacagttacaataacactacagttacaaTAAAACTACAGTTACAATAAAACTACAGTTACAATAAAACTACAGAtacaataacactacagttaaaATAAAATTACAGTtacaataacactacagttacaataacactacagttacaataaaactacagttacaataacactacagttacaataacactacagttacaataaaactacagttacaataacactacagttacaataacactacagttacaaTAAAATTACAGTTACAATAAAATTACAGTtacaataacactacagttacaataacactacagttacaataaaactacagttacaataacactacagttacaataacactacagttacaaTAACACTTGTAGGGCAATTATGTAATTACACCTCCATAAGAATAACAATATAAAAACAGAATCTACCAAGTTGCCCCAATGTTGTGAACAATTTCAATAAGATTGACTGCTAAACTCTCGTTGATTACTTTAGAAAAATGTCTGTCAGAATGAGGGAGGTCAGTTTCATTATGACATACCTCTAGAGTTACATTCTCTCTGCTGCGCCTCGGCAGTTCACCCTGGCTTCACAATAGCATAGTGGACACCTGAAATGACAATGGACAGCATAATCAGAATAATAGAATGACAATGAAAAGGGTTGGCGTTATGTCATGTCATGTTATGTCATGTTAAGGACAGTGCTGTCTCAGCTGTAGTATGCAATCTTAGACTTTCTTGTGTCACTTCAAGAAAAACACTAAAAATAATTCACCTTCATCTGGTATGGGGACACGAGAGCTTCTTTGGGGTGCTTAAAAGAAAAGAGGGCAATTTCATAAGCTTATCTGAGCTGGTTCTGGTACTTGGTGGTAAACCTATGGAATTCATGGCCCAAAATTGCAATAATTGAATACTTACATTGAGTGGTGGTGTTCAGTTGAACGTCTGAGTATACCAGATTTAGCTCCATGTCGCCATCTTCTGGTGAATTATGTTTATACAATGACTGTGGGCTTTCTGTTTGTGTAGAGAACGACAGTAAGAAACTGTGTGACACATTACAGATCTGAACCATCAGCAAATCCTTCACGGTCTTGTCCACTCACCCATTTCTGAGACATTGGCGTAGATAGAGGATTCACTGACCATAGCTTTAGAAACAGGGAAGTAAAATGTACAAATGTAAACTGCTGTGACGCACAAAGTTTATGACTGAATGAGAGGACATGAAGAGCTATGCTCAGACTCGACACTGGACCCGATCTTTTTGCCCACTTCTACAGAGGTGTAGTTGGGACACCAGGCAGGGATTGAAGGATACGGGAGAAGAGGGTGTAGAATACACAGACAATGAGTGGGCCGTAGACAAGAGAAGTTGATGGACTAGTACATAGGGAAGCATATGTGTGGAGACAGTGAATAacagggcagcaggtagtctagcgggttaagagtgttgggccagttcCAATCCCTGAGCAaactaggtgaaacatctgccgatgtgtccttgagcaaggcacttaaccctaattgctcctgtaagtcgctctggatagagcgtctgctaaatgacaaaaatgtactgAATAGCCTTCCACTTAAACTGGCTTTCAACTCACACTCTGCCCTTTCATCTGAGTAAAAATTATTACTGATCAGAAATACTATTCAAAGACTCAGATTGTCTAGAAAAGAGTAAGACCCCTTACCTATAGCAGGATCTGTGCACAACTCAGATTGTCTAGAAAAGAGTAAGACCCCTTACCTATAGCAGGATCTGTGCACAACTCAGATTGTCTAGAAAAGAGTAAGACCCCTTACCTATAGCAGGATCTGTGCACAACTCAGATTGCTGCTTAATCTTTTCTGAATTGCAGAATCTCCGGTATCCTTTTGGAAAAGACCAGAGATAGTATATGAATCTGTAAATACGACAAAAATATAATAACTTAACTAGTATTTATTTTCTTACAGAGATCACCTACCTCTTTTTCTCAGGTAAAATAAAGCCACGCCAAGGAGCAGCAGCAGAAGCAGgaccccacacacagagagggctACGGTCAGCGCAGTGGGTCCAGGGGGGAACCGTCTCTCTGCCCTCCCCAGGCTGTTCTCTGCCCTGCAGGTGTACACTTCCTGGGTGAAGTAGGGGATTGAACTGGTCCACTGAAATGGGTGGGTTCCTATGGTGCTGACACCTGGGTCTATGTTGCCCTTAGAGGAGGAGAACCAGGTGATGGTGGATGGGGGGTTCCCCTCAACTACACACCTGAGGCTCCCGTTGCCTGGTCCGAGGGACGCCTCTACCCAAGACAGGCTGAGAATCTGGGCCTTAGCTAAGGGACAAAGCACAAACCTTGCATGAGTATCATTATGGTAAAGAGTTTCATATTCCTAGACCACCAGACCCTTATTTCTGACAACATAGTGAGACCTTTACCAATGATATTGAGCTGTGTGCCGCTGGCAGTCTGCCACTTCCCATCACCCCAGTAATAGTCCAGCTCTACTCTGCAGAAGTAAACTCCATTGTCTGTGACCGTCAGATCtctgatgaggagagagagatccctCTGCTTAGGGTCTCCTTTGACTGAGAAGCGTTGGTATGACTCTGGAACGGAGCATTCATTCATTCCACCCGTAGTAACATTTTTCACCTTGCATTGGAAGAAGGGCGTATCATGGAATTGTCTGGTGATCCACTGAACTGTGATGCCTTTGGAGTAGTCTTGTTGCTTGGGGTGGGTGAAGGAGCAGGGTAGGACCACATCTCCTCCTATGGTGCTGTTCACTACAGGGGGAACTGTCATGGACCATGGTTGTGAGAAGGTGCCTAGTGGGAGGAATATTAGTTCACAATAGGAGAAATTGGAGAAATCAATCATATTAAGGAtatttcatgtttgttttttctgATGGTCTcaacaattttttaaaacttgtATTCTAATTGGTTCAACTGGCAATCTATTGTACTTTATCtattgtactctattgtactttATTTAAACACACACGTCACTACCTAAAggatggggtggcagggtagcctagtggttaaagcattggactagtaaccgcaaggatgcaagttcatatccctgagctgacaaggtacaaatctgtcgttctgccc
Protein-coding regions in this window:
- the siglec15l gene encoding sialic acid binding Ig-like lectin 15, like isoform X1, which gives rise to MVQTQLFSLFSVITGTFSQPWSMTVPPVVNSTIGGDVVLPCSFTHPKQQDYSKGITVQWITRQFHDTPFFQCKVKNVTTGGMNECSVPESYQRFSVKGDPKQRDLSLLIRDLTVTDNGVYFCRVELDYYWGDGKWQTASGTQLNIIAKAQILSLSWVEASLGPGNGSLRCVVEGNPPSTITWFSSSKGNIDPGVSTIGTHPFQWTSSIPYFTQEVYTCRAENSLGRAERRFPPGPTALTVALSVCGVLLLLLLLGVALFYLRKRGYRRFCNSEKIKQQSELCTDPAIAMVSESSIYANVSEMESPQSLYKHNSPEDGDMELNLVYSDVQLNTTTQSPQRSSRVPIPDEGVHYAIVKPG
- the siglec15l gene encoding sialic acid binding Ig-like lectin 15, like isoform X2, whose product is MVQTQLFSLFSVITGTFSQPWSMTVPPVVNSTIGGDVVLPCSFTHPKQQDYSKGITVQWITRQFHDTPFFQCKVKNVTTGGMNECSVPESYQRFSVKGDPKQRDLSLLIRDLTVTDNGVYFCRVELDYYWGDGKWQTASGTQLNIIAKAQILSLSWVEASLGPGNGSLRCVVEGNPPSTITWFSSSKGNIDPGVSTIGTHPFQWTSSIPYFTQEVYTCRAENSLGRAERRFPPGPTALTVALSVCGVLLLLLLLGVALFYLRKRGYRRFCNSEKIKQQSELCTDPAIESPQSLYKHNSPEDGDMELNLVYSDVQLNTTTQSPQRSSRVPIPDEGVHYAIVKPG